The proteins below come from a single Cannabis sativa cultivar Pink pepper isolate KNU-18-1 chromosome 3, ASM2916894v1, whole genome shotgun sequence genomic window:
- the LOC115711349 gene encoding uncharacterized protein LOC115711349 isoform X1 yields MSGGVERPPSALVLHGIDDVDDYIWANEGEEALPLDTFTHVFHLMQRGNQAFRERRYEEAIHCYIKANSIKPSDPIILSNRSTAYIRYSKYLIERPPSTSEDSPLNGLDPTTHAELALKDAEKLINLRSNAVKPYLLKASALILLERYEVARGVLLSGLHMDPSSISLQSFLQDLGNIQSSLMGSRYHEGPELSDEFNCSLCLKLFYEPITTPCGHSFCRSCLFRSMDRSNKCPLCRKVLFISPRTCSISVTLNSIIQKSFPEEYAARKSDHESMTNFGVDLLPLFVMDVVIPCQKFPLHIFEPRYRLMVRRIMEGSRRMGMVIVDPSTNSLADFACEVEITECEPLPDGRFYLEIESRRRFRIVRAWDQDGYRVAEIEWIQDNNPLEGTPEREELLELTRNASEYTRSWMRRAKQAAQYDQRKLEQIHNLETMMPTVQDPEGFSFWLVTLSNLRPQERLELLRMRDTKERIKRGLIYLNTEHGCRVQ; encoded by the exons ATGTCTGGCGGCGTTGAACGTCCGCCCTCAGCACTTGTTCTTCACGGAATTGACGATGTTGATGACTACATTTGG GCAAATGAAGGAGAGGAAGCATTGCCCTTAGACACATTTACTCATGTTTTTCACCTCATGCAGAGAGGAAATCAAGCATTTAGAGAGAGGCGTTATGAGGAG GCAATTCATTGTTACATAAAAGCTAATAGCATCAAACCAAGTGATCCTATTATTCTTAGCAACCGTTCTACTGCTTATATCAG GTATAGTAAATATTTGATAGAAAGACCTCCATCAACCTCTGAAGATAGTCCATTGAATGGGCTGGATCCTACAACGCATGCTGAA CTTGCCTTAAAGGATGCAGAGAAGCTGATCAACCTACGAAGTAATGCTGTTAAGCCATACTTGTTAAAGGCCAGTGCTCTCATTTTG TTGGAGAGATACGAGGTGGCCCGAGGTGTTCTTCTTTCTGGTCTTCACATGGATCCTTCTAG CATTTCTCTTCAGAGTTTTCTACAGGATTTGGGGAATATACAAAGCAGTTTGATGGGTAGTAGATACCATGAAGGACCAGAACTCAGTGATGAATTTAATTGCTCATTATGCCTGAAGTTATTTTATGAACCTATCACAACTCCTTGCGGGCATTCTTTTTGTCGGTCATGTTTGTTTCGGTCAATGGATCGTA GTAATAAATGTCCATTGTGCCGGAAAGTTCTTTTCATTAGTCCAAGAACTTGTTCTATCAG TGTTACACTTAACAGTATTATACAAAAGAGTTTCCCTGAGGAATATGCTGCAAGAAAGTCAGATCATGAAAGTATGACAAACTTTGGTGTTGATTTGCTGCCTCTTTTTGTCATGGATGTTGTCATTCCATGTCAGAAATTTCCGCTGCATATATTTGAACCTCGATATAGACTAATG GTGAGAAGGATAATGGAAGGGAGTCGTCGTATGGGAATG GTTATTGTTGATCCTTCAACAAATTCCTTAGCTGATTTTGCTTGTGAAGTTGAGATAACGGA GTGTGAACCACTTCCAGATGGGCGTTTCTACCTGGAG ATTGAAAGTCGTCGACGATTTCGAATAGTCCGGGCTTGGGATCAAGATGG GTATCGTGTTGCTGAGATCGAATGGATACAGGATAATAACCCACTAGAAGGGACACCAGAAAGAGAAGAA TTACTTGAGTTGACACGTAATGCATCAGAGTACACTCGGTCGTGGATGAGGAGGGCAAAACAAGCAGCACAATATG ATCAAAGAAAACTCGAGCAAATTCATAACCTGGAGACAATGATGCCCACAGTGCAAGATCCTGAGGGCTTCAGCTTCTGG CTTGTTACCCTATCAAATCTGAGGCCTCAAGAAAGATTGGAGCTACTGCGCATGAGAGATACAAAAGAG AGGATCAAACGTGGGTTGATTTATCTCAATACCGAGCACGGCTGCCGAGTGCAATAG
- the LOC115711349 gene encoding uncharacterized protein LOC115711349 isoform X2, which translates to MYSKYLIERPPSTSEDSPLNGLDPTTHAELALKDAEKLINLRSNAVKPYLLKASALILLERYEVARGVLLSGLHMDPSSISLQSFLQDLGNIQSSLMGSRYHEGPELSDEFNCSLCLKLFYEPITTPCGHSFCRSCLFRSMDRSNKCPLCRKVLFISPRTCSISVTLNSIIQKSFPEEYAARKSDHESMTNFGVDLLPLFVMDVVIPCQKFPLHIFEPRYRLMVRRIMEGSRRMGMVIVDPSTNSLADFACEVEITECEPLPDGRFYLEIESRRRFRIVRAWDQDGYRVAEIEWIQDNNPLEGTPEREELLELTRNASEYTRSWMRRAKQAAQYDQRKLEQIHNLETMMPTVQDPEGFSFWLVTLSNLRPQERLELLRMRDTKERIKRGLIYLNTEHGCRVQ; encoded by the exons AT GTATAGTAAATATTTGATAGAAAGACCTCCATCAACCTCTGAAGATAGTCCATTGAATGGGCTGGATCCTACAACGCATGCTGAA CTTGCCTTAAAGGATGCAGAGAAGCTGATCAACCTACGAAGTAATGCTGTTAAGCCATACTTGTTAAAGGCCAGTGCTCTCATTTTG TTGGAGAGATACGAGGTGGCCCGAGGTGTTCTTCTTTCTGGTCTTCACATGGATCCTTCTAG CATTTCTCTTCAGAGTTTTCTACAGGATTTGGGGAATATACAAAGCAGTTTGATGGGTAGTAGATACCATGAAGGACCAGAACTCAGTGATGAATTTAATTGCTCATTATGCCTGAAGTTATTTTATGAACCTATCACAACTCCTTGCGGGCATTCTTTTTGTCGGTCATGTTTGTTTCGGTCAATGGATCGTA GTAATAAATGTCCATTGTGCCGGAAAGTTCTTTTCATTAGTCCAAGAACTTGTTCTATCAG TGTTACACTTAACAGTATTATACAAAAGAGTTTCCCTGAGGAATATGCTGCAAGAAAGTCAGATCATGAAAGTATGACAAACTTTGGTGTTGATTTGCTGCCTCTTTTTGTCATGGATGTTGTCATTCCATGTCAGAAATTTCCGCTGCATATATTTGAACCTCGATATAGACTAATG GTGAGAAGGATAATGGAAGGGAGTCGTCGTATGGGAATG GTTATTGTTGATCCTTCAACAAATTCCTTAGCTGATTTTGCTTGTGAAGTTGAGATAACGGA GTGTGAACCACTTCCAGATGGGCGTTTCTACCTGGAG ATTGAAAGTCGTCGACGATTTCGAATAGTCCGGGCTTGGGATCAAGATGG GTATCGTGTTGCTGAGATCGAATGGATACAGGATAATAACCCACTAGAAGGGACACCAGAAAGAGAAGAA TTACTTGAGTTGACACGTAATGCATCAGAGTACACTCGGTCGTGGATGAGGAGGGCAAAACAAGCAGCACAATATG ATCAAAGAAAACTCGAGCAAATTCATAACCTGGAGACAATGATGCCCACAGTGCAAGATCCTGAGGGCTTCAGCTTCTGG CTTGTTACCCTATCAAATCTGAGGCCTCAAGAAAGATTGGAGCTACTGCGCATGAGAGATACAAAAGAG AGGATCAAACGTGGGTTGATTTATCTCAATACCGAGCACGGCTGCCGAGTGCAATAG
- the LOC115711351 gene encoding probable receptor-like protein kinase At5g61350, with translation MELYFEARKATWRKHPKSKLPPPTYSFSIFLIIFLFHFPNTTSSSSTFSPPDNYLIDCGSSEQTRLSDGRNFKSERDAASLLSAEDEVQASVEFSAIANSAKAAASLFSSSSINGSIVPPSSLPLYATVRIFSHESTYSFHISQPGPHWIRLYFYPVPDPTHNLTAAIFKVSAGNYVLLENFSAMTFAFREFLVNITGDRFSLVFKPKKKTVAFVNAIELVSAPNTLISDSVPAVYPPGQSVTGAWGHALRVSYRLNVGGPTLVSENDTLYRVWETDATFNKFKEGSRNVSVPPETVEYQKSKGLTPLIAPSLVYASAQEMQDPLTMEPNFNLSWIFNVDQGYSYLIRLHFCDIVSAALNTLFFNVYINEIMAMESVDLSTLTGALSTAYYKDFVLHSMNITNNKIMVQVGCNSNFHSGIRDAILNGLEIMKMSNSANSLDGLFTVSGKYKGPSGQKAMKIFAAAGLAMSLTAMVLLCVACVSWKKKPKGWEKRKSFSSWLLPLQSSYSRSSTNRSTLSLFGSRRSKSGYSSYISPSTVLFGRVFSLAELQVATQSFTEKAVIGVGGFGKVYLGVLEDGTKLAVKRGNPSSEQGINEFRTEIEMLSKLRHRHLVSLIGFCDEQSEMILVYEYMSNGPFRDHLYGSNLSKLSWKQRLEICIGAARGLHYLHTGAAQGIIHRDVKTTNILLDENFVAKVADFGLSKTAPSLDQTHVSTAVKGSFGYLDPEYFRRQQLTEKSDVYSFGVVLFEALCARPVIDPKLPREQVSLAEWAMHWHRKGSIETIIDPFISEQISSESLKKFVEAAEKCMAEYGVDRPSMGDVLWNLEYSLQLHEAAVVEDVDNIKGQSLISMEKKLNGNEQGNKTISVVDDVEDVSEDHSSITVDGSGDHIPMFSQMGNFQGR, from the coding sequence ATGGAGCTTTACTTCGAAGCAAGAAAGGCCACATGGAGAAAACATCCCAAATCAAAATTACCCCCACCAACTTATTCCTTTTCCATTTTCCTCATTATTTTCCTTTTCCACTTCCCAAACACAACTTCTTCTTCGTCCACGTTCTCACCACCTGATAATTATCTCATCGACTGTGGCTCGTCGGAGCAAACTCGGCTCTCCGACGGCCGGAATTTTAAGTCCGAGAGGGATGCTGCTTCTCTCTTATCTGCCGAAGATGAAGTCCAGGCTTCGGTTGAGTTTTCCGCCATAGCCAACTCAGCCAAAGCTGCTGcttctttattttcttcttcctccattAATGGTAGCATTGTACCTCCTTCGTCTCTGCCTTTATATGCAACTGTTCGTATCTTCTCTCATGAATCTACCTACAGCTTCCACATCTCCCAACCTGGTCCTCACTGGATCCGCCTCTACTTCTACCCTGTTCCCGACCCGACTCATAACCTAACCGCTGCCATTTTCAAAGTCTCCGCCGGCAACTACGTACTACTCGAGAATTTTTCGGCGATGACCTTTGCTTTCCGGGAGTTTCTTGTCAACATTACCGGAGACAGATTCTCCCTCGTCTTCAAGCCCAAGAAGAAGACGGTCGCCTTCGTCAACGCCATAGAGTTAGTCTCTGCTCCAAACACTCTTATTTCGGACTCTGTGCCTGCCGTTTATCCACCTGGGCAGAGCGTCACCGGCGCATGGGGTCACGCGCTCCGTGTTTCTTACCGTTTGAACGTTGGAGGGCCTACGTTGGTCTCGGAAAACGACACCCTTTACCGGGTTTGGGAAACGGATGCAACTTTCAATAAGTTCAAAGAGGGGTCGAGGAACGTTTCAGTTCCTCCCGAAACTGTGGAGTACCAGAAAAGTAAAGGCCTGACTCCATTGATTGCTCCAAGCTTGGTTTATGCCTCGGCTCAAGAAATGCAAGACCCACTTACCATGGAACCAAATTTCAACCTCAGCTGGATTTTTAATGTCGATCAGGGATATTCTTACTTGATCAGACTCCATTTTTGCGATATTGTGAGCGCAGCTCTTAATACTCTGTTTTTCAATGTTTACATCAATGAGATTATGGCCATGGAAAGTGTTGACCTTTCCACCCTTACAGGAGCTCTGTCAACAGCTTATTACAAAGATTTTGTTCTCCATTCGATGAACATTACTAATAACAAGATTATGGTTCAAGTGGGGTGTAATTCGAATTTTCATTCCGGGATTAGAGATGCTATTCTTAATGGGCTAGAGATTATGAAGATGAGCAATTCTGCTAATAGCTTGGATGGTTTGTTTACAGTTAGTGGGAAGTACAAAGGGCCTTCAGGACAAAAGGCCATGAAAATCTTTGCCGCGGCAGGGTTGGCAATGTCACTGACAGCTATGGTATTGTTATGCGTGGCTTGCGTCAGCTGGAAGAAAAAGCCTAAAGGTTGGGAGAAACGAAAGAGCTTTTCGTCATGGCTTTTACCTCTCCAATCCAGTTACTCCAGAAGTAGTACTAACCGATCCACGTTGAGCCTATTCGGCTCTCGCCGGAGCAAAAGTGGCTACTCAAGCTACATATCTCCGTCTACAGTATTATTCGGGAGAGTTTTTAGTCTTGCCGAGTTACAAGTGGCAACGCAGAGTTTCACCGAAAAGGCAGTGATCGGAGTTGGAGGGTTTGGAAAAGTCTACCTCGGAGTGTTAGAAGACGGCACAAAGCTCGCCGTGAAGCGAGGCAACCCGAGTTCAGAGCAAGGAATTAACGAGTTCCGAACCGAAATCGAGATGCTTTCCAAGCTCCGCCATCGCCACCTCGTTTCCTTAATTGGGTTTTGCGACGAACAATCAGAGATGATCCTCGTCTACGAATACATGTCCAATGGCCCATTTCGGGACCACTTGTACGGCTCAAATTTATCAAAATTATCATGGAAACAACGGTTAGAAATTTGCATAGGAGCCGCCAGGGGTCTTCACTACCTCCACACCGGAGCAGCTCAAGGCATAATTCACCGCGACGTTAAGACGACGAACATCCTTCTCGATGAGAATTTCGTTGCTAAAGTTGCTGATTTCGGGCTTTCTAAGACGGCTCCGTCTCTGGATCAAACCCATGTGAGCACCGCCGTGAAGGGCAGCTTCGGATATCTCGATCCGGAGTACTTTCGGCGACAACAGTTGACAGAGAAATCAGATGTTTACTCATTTGGGGTTGTCTTATTTGAAGCCTTATGCGCTAGACCAGTTATAGACCCGAAATTGCCGAGGGAGCAAGTGAGTTTAGCCGAGTGGGCAATGCATTGGCATAGAAAAGGCTCCATTGAAACGATAATTGACCCTTTCATCTCCGAACAGATCAGCAGCGAGTCCCTTAAGAAGTTCGTGGAGGCGGCCGAGAAGTGCATGGCGGAGTACGGTGTGGATCGGCCTTCAATGGGAGATGTGTTGTGGAATTTGGAGTATTCATTGCAACTTCATGAGGCTGCGGTTGTTGAAGACGTTGATAATATTAAGGGTCAGAGCCTTATTTCTATGGAGAAGAAATTGAATGGTAATGAACAAGGTAACAAAACGATTAGTGTGGTTGATGATGTTGAAGATGTTAGTGAAGATCATTCTAGTATAACAGTTGATGGCTCTGGTGATCATATTCCTATGTTTTCTCAAATGGGTAATTTTCAGGGGAGGTGA